In Persicimonas caeni, a single window of DNA contains:
- a CDS encoding Ni/Fe hydrogenase subunit alpha, whose product MPKETNNTRTIQVDYLARVEGEGKLYVEMDGDDVGEVRLEIFEPPRFFEALLRGRDYVEAPDITARICGICPIAYQMSAVHAMEDALGVDIEPGIRELRRLIYCGEWIESHTLHIYMLHAPDFLGYAGAVEMAKDHPEVVKRGLALKKAGNELVSTLGGREVHPINVRVGGFYRLPRPKELRQLAETMRQARELAKETLEWAATLDFPDYERDIEFVSLSHPDEYPFNEGRVVSSQGLDISVHDYDDHFEEQHLEHSTALYSVHKGHGSYFVGPMARYNLNRDRLPDWIQQAAADAGLEKVCKNPYKSILVRAVEVLFACDEALRILDAYEAPDNAAPDIELHAAVGYAATEAPRGLLYHRYELADDGTIADARIVPPTSQNQYAIEDDLRGVVERNIAMGSDELQWRCEQTIRNYDPCISCATHFLNLQINRGESRGE is encoded by the coding sequence ATGCCAAAAGAGACCAACAACACCCGCACCATCCAAGTCGACTACCTCGCCCGCGTCGAAGGCGAGGGCAAACTCTACGTCGAGATGGACGGCGACGACGTCGGCGAGGTGCGCCTCGAGATCTTCGAGCCGCCGCGCTTCTTCGAGGCGCTTTTGCGCGGACGCGACTACGTCGAGGCGCCCGACATCACCGCGCGTATCTGCGGGATCTGCCCCATCGCCTATCAGATGAGCGCGGTGCACGCGATGGAGGACGCGCTGGGCGTCGACATCGAGCCGGGCATCCGCGAGCTTCGTCGGCTCATCTACTGCGGCGAGTGGATCGAGAGCCACACGCTGCACATTTACATGCTCCACGCGCCCGACTTCCTGGGGTACGCGGGCGCCGTCGAGATGGCCAAAGACCACCCCGAGGTCGTCAAGCGAGGCCTGGCGCTCAAGAAGGCGGGCAACGAGCTCGTCTCCACCCTCGGCGGTCGCGAGGTCCACCCCATCAACGTGCGTGTCGGCGGCTTCTATCGCCTCCCCAGGCCGAAGGAGCTCCGGCAACTCGCCGAGACGATGAGACAGGCCCGCGAGCTCGCCAAAGAGACCCTCGAGTGGGCGGCTACGCTCGACTTCCCCGACTACGAACGCGACATCGAGTTCGTCTCCTTGTCGCACCCCGACGAGTATCCGTTCAACGAGGGCCGCGTCGTCTCGAGCCAAGGCCTCGACATCAGCGTGCACGATTACGACGACCACTTCGAAGAGCAACACCTCGAGCACTCCACCGCGCTCTACTCGGTGCACAAAGGCCACGGTAGCTACTTTGTGGGCCCGATGGCCCGCTACAACCTCAACCGCGACCGACTGCCCGACTGGATCCAACAGGCGGCCGCCGACGCCGGCCTCGAGAAGGTCTGCAAGAACCCGTACAAGAGCATCCTCGTGCGCGCCGTCGAGGTTTTGTTCGCCTGCGACGAAGCGCTGCGCATCCTCGACGCCTACGAAGCCCCCGACAACGCCGCCCCCGACATCGAGCTGCACGCCGCCGTCGGCTACGCCGCCACCGAAGCCCCCCGCGGCTTGCTCTACCACCGCTACGAACTCGCCGACGACGGCACCATTGCCGACGCGCGCATCGTCCCGCCGACCTCGCAAAACCAATACGCCATCGAAGACGACCTGCGCGGCGTCGTCGAGCGCAATATCGCGATGGGCTCAGA
- a CDS encoding NADH-quinone oxidoreductase subunit B family protein, with amino-acid sequence MTHKPTLAVWKFASCDGCQLSVLDLEDELLLIADQLEIAYFKEATRGELEGPYDVSLVEGSVTTAHDIERIKEVRAQSKFLVTIGACATKGGVQALRNFADVGDYLDIVYAEPGYISTLATSTPIADHVEVDFELQGCPINKKQLVEVLTAYLHGRKPQIPNHSVCVECKLGGTACVMVAQGIPCLGPVTHAGCGAICPSYHRGCYGCYGPMETPNLVALAEQWRELGCDDRDITRALRTFNAWAPEFRSFTTRLSDQEPKTKNQEP; translated from the coding sequence ATGACTCACAAACCGACATTAGCGGTCTGGAAATTCGCAAGCTGCGACGGTTGCCAGCTCTCGGTGCTCGACCTCGAAGACGAGCTCCTGCTCATCGCCGACCAGTTGGAGATCGCCTACTTCAAAGAGGCGACCCGCGGCGAACTCGAAGGCCCCTACGACGTCTCCCTCGTCGAGGGCTCGGTGACCACCGCCCACGACATCGAGCGCATCAAAGAGGTGCGCGCCCAGTCGAAATTTTTGGTGACCATCGGCGCCTGTGCCACCAAAGGCGGCGTGCAGGCGCTTCGTAACTTCGCCGACGTCGGCGACTACCTCGACATCGTCTACGCCGAGCCCGGCTACATCTCGACGCTCGCAACCTCCACGCCCATCGCCGACCACGTCGAGGTCGACTTCGAGTTGCAGGGCTGCCCCATCAACAAAAAGCAACTCGTCGAGGTGCTCACCGCTTATTTGCACGGCCGAAAGCCCCAGATCCCCAATCACAGCGTCTGCGTCGAATGCAAGCTCGGCGGCACCGCCTGCGTCATGGTCGCCCAGGGCATCCCGTGCCTCGGCCCGGTCACCCACGCCGGCTGCGGGGCCATCTGCCCCTCGTACCACCGCGGCTGCTACGGCTGCTACGGCCCGATGGAGACCCCGAATCTGGTCGCCCTCGCCGAGCAATGGCGAGAGTTGGGATGCGACGACCGCGACATCACCCGCGCGTTGCGAACGTTCAACGCGTGGGCCCCCGAATTCCGAAGCTTCACAACTCGGCTGAGCGACCAAGAACCAAAAACCAAGAACCAAGAACCCTGA
- a CDS encoding FAD/NAD(P)-binding protein, translating into MADNTLVPNKDPMLPVAHRVVRVTDEMADVRTLELEPVDGAAVRGRPGQFTMLYAFGVGEVPISFSRTNEPGKVVHTVRAVGAVSRALVDLGVGDTVGVRGPFGTAWPVEEARGRDVVLIAGGIGLAPLRPALEYLLDHRSDYGQLALLCGARSPDTMLYCDELEALRDRDDIEVMLTVDALTRDGTRPWSGEVGVVTELIDCIGFDLAGAVAMVCGPEVVFRFSVRELLDRGVQAPDIYVSMERNMKCATGHCGHCQYGPYFVCKDGAVFSYDQVSHLFDVREI; encoded by the coding sequence ATGGCTGACAATACCTTAGTTCCGAACAAAGACCCGATGCTCCCCGTCGCTCACCGCGTGGTGCGCGTGACTGACGAGATGGCCGACGTGCGCACGCTCGAACTCGAGCCGGTCGACGGCGCCGCAGTGCGTGGGCGCCCCGGCCAATTTACGATGCTCTACGCCTTTGGCGTGGGCGAGGTGCCGATTTCGTTCAGCCGCACGAATGAGCCCGGCAAGGTCGTGCACACCGTGCGCGCCGTCGGCGCGGTGAGCCGCGCTCTGGTCGACTTGGGCGTGGGCGATACCGTCGGCGTGCGCGGCCCGTTCGGCACCGCCTGGCCCGTCGAAGAGGCCCGGGGGCGCGACGTCGTCCTCATCGCCGGCGGCATTGGCCTCGCGCCGCTGCGCCCGGCGCTCGAGTACCTGCTCGACCATCGCTCGGACTACGGCCAGCTCGCGCTTCTCTGCGGCGCGCGCTCGCCCGACACGATGCTCTATTGCGACGAGCTCGAGGCGCTTCGCGACCGCGACGACATCGAGGTGATGCTCACCGTCGACGCGCTCACCCGCGACGGCACCCGGCCGTGGAGCGGCGAAGTCGGCGTGGTCACCGAGCTCATCGACTGCATTGGCTTCGACCTCGCAGGCGCCGTCGCGATGGTCTGCGGCCCCGAGGTCGTCTTCCGGTTCAGCGTGCGCGAGCTGCTCGACCGTGGCGTGCAAGCCCCGGATATCTACGTGTCGATGGAGCGCAACATGAAGTGCGCCACCGGCCACTGCGGCCACTGCCAATACGGTCCTTATTTTGTGTGCAAGGACGGCGCGGTCTTCTCGTACGACCAGGTGAGCCACCTATTCGATGTCCGGGAGATCTGA
- a CDS encoding Crp/Fnr family transcriptional regulator — protein MSTEIHDALHEHFFDGMTEAQLDKLAKHAECVQLAEGDAIFRQDEPARDFWVITRGRVALEVASPSGPHVITTITKGDVLGVSWLFPPHFWKFDAVCLRDCAAVRVDGQAVRAEFDADPALGCEIYKRFGAVMAKRLQATRFQLLDVYG, from the coding sequence ATGAGCACCGAGATCCACGACGCGCTCCACGAGCACTTCTTCGACGGCATGACTGAGGCGCAGCTCGACAAGCTCGCCAAGCACGCCGAGTGCGTCCAGCTCGCCGAGGGCGACGCCATCTTTCGCCAGGACGAGCCCGCCCGCGACTTCTGGGTGATCACCCGCGGCCGCGTCGCCCTGGAGGTCGCTTCGCCCTCGGGGCCGCACGTCATCACGACGATCACCAAAGGCGACGTGTTGGGCGTGTCGTGGCTCTTCCCGCCGCATTTCTGGAAGTTCGACGCCGTCTGCCTGCGCGATTGCGCCGCGGTGCGCGTCGACGGCCAGGCGGTGCGCGCCGAGTTCGACGCCGACCCGGCGCTCGGCTGCGAGATCTATAAGCGCTTCGGCGCCGTGATGGCCAAACGCCTGCAAGCCACTCGATTTCAGCTGCTCGACGTCTATGGCTGA
- a CDS encoding 4Fe-4S dicluster domain-containing protein produces the protein MSTQTTAHILARADLDALFEVLAGDGFEVVGPTIRDEAIVYEHIDGEDDLPVGWTDEQEAATYRLARRDDEAVFAYNVGPTAWKRFLRPPRQTLVEIEQRDDGSVRFEPAPMPRERYAFVGVRSCDLSAIGVLDRVLTQDAYEDPRYAARRSSLFVVVVNCAEAGGTCFCTSMGTGPRAEAGFDIALTEVLGGDGDGEHHFVVEAASEAGRALVDRLPTRQATDEERTRVDKICEQTAASMGRVLETDGIREMLQDNPEHPRWDDVAQRCLTCTNCTLVCPTCFCTSVEDSTDLTGKVAKREQRWDSCFTLDFSYLHGGSVRRTNKGRYRQWMTHKLSTWYDQFGSSGCVGCGRCITWCPVGIDITEEAAAIRASTDKDYTSPNTRPEAGR, from the coding sequence ATGTCTACGCAAACGACCGCTCACATCCTGGCTCGCGCTGACCTCGATGCACTCTTCGAGGTGCTCGCAGGCGACGGCTTCGAGGTCGTCGGGCCGACGATCCGCGACGAGGCGATTGTCTACGAGCACATCGACGGCGAAGACGACCTCCCGGTCGGCTGGACCGACGAGCAGGAGGCGGCGACCTACCGGCTCGCGCGTCGCGATGACGAGGCCGTGTTCGCCTACAATGTCGGACCGACCGCTTGGAAGCGATTTTTGCGCCCGCCGCGCCAAACCCTCGTCGAAATCGAGCAACGAGACGACGGCTCGGTACGTTTCGAGCCTGCGCCGATGCCCCGCGAGCGCTACGCGTTCGTCGGCGTGCGGAGCTGCGACCTGTCGGCCATTGGCGTGCTCGACCGCGTGCTCACCCAGGACGCCTACGAAGACCCGCGCTACGCCGCCCGGCGAAGCTCGCTCTTCGTGGTGGTGGTCAACTGCGCCGAAGCCGGCGGCACGTGCTTCTGCACGTCGATGGGCACCGGGCCGCGCGCCGAGGCCGGCTTCGATATCGCGCTCACCGAAGTGCTGGGAGGTGACGGAGACGGCGAGCATCACTTCGTCGTCGAAGCGGCCAGCGAGGCGGGCAGGGCGCTCGTCGACCGGCTGCCGACTCGCCAGGCGACTGACGAAGAGCGCACGCGTGTCGACAAAATCTGCGAGCAGACCGCTGCGAGCATGGGGCGTGTGCTCGAGACCGACGGCATCCGCGAGATGCTGCAGGACAACCCGGAGCATCCACGCTGGGACGACGTCGCCCAGCGATGTCTTACGTGCACCAATTGCACGCTCGTCTGCCCGACCTGCTTTTGCACATCCGTCGAGGACTCTACCGACCTGACCGGCAAGGTCGCCAAGCGCGAGCAGCGCTGGGACTCGTGCTTTACGCTCGACTTCTCGTACCTGCACGGCGGGTCGGTTCGAAGGACCAACAAGGGCCGCTATCGCCAGTGGATGACCCACAAGTTGTCGACCTGGTACGACCAATTCGGCTCGAGCGGGTGCGTAGGCTGCGGGCGCTGCATCACCTGGTGTCCGGTGGGCATCGACATCACCGAAGAGGCCGCCGCCATCCGCGCGAGCACCGACAAGGACTACACTTCACCGAACACGCGACCCGAGGCCGGCCGATGA
- a CDS encoding efflux RND transporter permease subunit — MSSLLDRLADTIVEHRWIVLGILLLVTAVIGAGLHRLETNFSVDEIHGLSGAQQQALEEVRETFGADERTLVVLVSADDIFRPAALAWIREASRSLKDLDGIARVESITETPVPQVKDSPRGDNTLGSTDPPIPSPASLTPPSLKEMLSRLAKGEIRAGPVLGDEPIDAAGAERLQDALSDAPLIRERLVSPDAGSTLVVAQLDEDVESNADVAEVVSALNDWLAEHPAPEGVEVRPAGLPYINATIIERMKRDQTILLPGSLLLALLLLFVAFRWWPAIYLPVVAVVCSAIMIVGAMGWLGVPVDILNNIVPVMVVIIGITDAIHLVHRYGDYLDEDLVDASKDTFRSMAVACFLTSFTTAVGFVSLVVSETTVLQRFGLVAAGGVVLAYVVIITLVPAMLPAVGQPPERVRNANTSGKLNALLERMADMHLRRPWAATAAFLVLAAPVAIYGVTQLEVDNAVLDQFDPKDEIYQTVRRLEAEGFGVRTMDVVFRSAEDERLLQPDFLNRLHAFEKWADEQPGVQQTSGPTELLHEIWYLSTGNETARGRDFTDADTVDQLRLLAGASGRSPLQRHLSSDGEVARLEVSVKDVGDQATLTLAEDLRNRAEESVGALDGVEVAVTGRALISSQAIDTLIRDLLASLALAFVVIFAFMSLVLRSVRLGLVSLPATVLPLLVTAGYMAFRGIPLNAATVIIFSISIGLAVDGAIHVLARFREEAGRGESTDEALRHAVQGTGEAVILMYAALILGFALMLTSSFVPVRRFGELVSITVLTCLFSTLVLLPPLLKFAWKDDS, encoded by the coding sequence ATGAGTTCACTTCTCGACAGACTCGCCGACACGATCGTCGAACACCGCTGGATCGTTCTCGGCATTCTCCTCCTGGTGACCGCCGTCATCGGCGCCGGGTTGCATCGGCTGGAGACGAATTTTTCGGTCGATGAAATCCACGGGCTCTCCGGGGCGCAACAACAAGCGCTCGAAGAGGTGCGCGAGACCTTCGGCGCCGACGAGCGCACTCTGGTCGTGCTAGTGAGCGCCGACGATATCTTTCGACCGGCCGCCCTGGCCTGGATCCGCGAGGCGTCGCGCTCCCTCAAAGACCTCGACGGAATCGCGCGCGTCGAGAGCATCACCGAGACGCCCGTCCCGCAGGTCAAAGACTCGCCGCGCGGCGATAACACGCTCGGCAGCACCGACCCTCCGATCCCTTCTCCTGCGAGCCTCACGCCACCGAGCTTGAAGGAGATGCTCTCGCGCCTCGCCAAGGGTGAAATTCGCGCCGGACCGGTGCTGGGCGACGAGCCCATCGACGCCGCCGGCGCCGAGCGTCTCCAAGATGCGCTCTCCGACGCACCGCTCATTCGCGAGCGCCTCGTCTCGCCCGATGCCGGCTCCACGCTGGTGGTCGCCCAGCTCGACGAGGACGTCGAGAGCAATGCAGACGTCGCCGAGGTCGTCTCCGCGCTGAACGATTGGCTCGCAGAGCACCCGGCGCCCGAAGGCGTCGAAGTACGCCCGGCCGGGCTGCCGTATATCAACGCGACGATCATCGAACGCATGAAGCGCGACCAGACGATCCTGCTCCCGGGCTCGCTGTTGCTCGCCCTGCTCTTGCTCTTCGTGGCGTTTCGCTGGTGGCCGGCCATCTACTTGCCCGTGGTCGCCGTGGTGTGCTCGGCGATCATGATCGTCGGCGCGATGGGGTGGCTTGGGGTGCCTGTCGACATCCTGAACAATATCGTGCCGGTGATGGTCGTCATCATCGGTATCACCGACGCGATTCATCTGGTGCATCGCTACGGCGATTACCTCGACGAAGACCTCGTCGACGCGAGCAAAGATACCTTTCGCTCGATGGCGGTGGCGTGCTTTTTGACCTCGTTCACCACCGCGGTCGGCTTCGTGTCGCTGGTCGTCTCCGAGACGACGGTGCTGCAGCGCTTCGGGCTCGTGGCGGCCGGCGGCGTGGTCTTGGCCTACGTCGTCATCATCACTCTGGTGCCGGCGATGCTCCCGGCGGTGGGCCAGCCGCCCGAACGCGTGCGAAACGCGAATACCTCGGGCAAGCTGAACGCCTTGCTCGAGCGCATGGCCGACATGCACCTTCGCAGGCCGTGGGCGGCGACGGCGGCCTTCTTGGTGCTGGCCGCTCCGGTGGCGATTTACGGGGTGACGCAACTCGAGGTCGACAACGCCGTGCTCGACCAATTCGACCCGAAGGACGAGATCTACCAGACCGTGCGTCGCCTCGAAGCCGAGGGGTTCGGGGTGCGCACGATGGACGTGGTGTTCCGCAGCGCCGAAGACGAGCGGCTGCTGCAGCCCGACTTTCTCAACCGCCTCCACGCGTTCGAAAAGTGGGCCGACGAGCAGCCCGGCGTGCAGCAGACGAGCGGGCCGACCGAGCTGCTCCACGAAATCTGGTACCTGTCGACGGGCAACGAGACCGCCCGCGGGCGCGACTTCACCGACGCGGACACCGTCGATCAGTTGCGGCTCTTGGCGGGGGCGTCGGGGCGAAGTCCGCTGCAGCGCCACCTCTCGTCGGACGGCGAGGTCGCTCGACTCGAGGTGAGCGTCAAAGACGTGGGCGACCAGGCCACGTTGACGTTGGCCGAAGACCTGCGCAACCGCGCCGAGGAGAGCGTCGGTGCGCTCGACGGCGTCGAGGTCGCGGTCACCGGCCGCGCGCTGATCAGTTCGCAGGCCATCGACACCCTGATTCGCGACCTGCTGGCGAGCCTCGCCCTGGCCTTCGTCGTCATCTTCGCGTTCATGTCCCTCGTGTTGCGAAGCGTTCGGCTGGGGCTCGTCAGCCTGCCGGCGACGGTGCTCCCGCTGTTGGTCACAGCCGGATATATGGCGTTTCGAGGCATTCCGCTCAACGCGGCGACCGTGATCATCTTCTCGATCAGCATCGGACTCGCCGTCGACGGCGCGATTCACGTGCTGGCGCGCTTTCGCGAAGAGGCCGGACGAGGCGAAAGTACAGACGAAGCGCTCCGCCATGCCGTCCAAGGCACCGGCGAGGCGGTCATTTTGATGTACGCCGCGCTCATCCTGGGCTTCGCGCTCATGCTGACCAGCTCGTTCGTGCCGGTGCGCCGCTTCGGCGAGCTTGTGAGCATCACCGTGCTCACCTGCTTGTTCTCGACACTCGTGTTGTTGCCGCCGCTGTTGAAGTTCGCGTGGAAGGACGACTCGTAA
- a CDS encoding multiheme c-type cytochrome: MRYLSILLTVAVLLSSACDKEEAQPTAEPTAPTTAAPTSSKADETSEHGSPHAGIDIDDPQSCKGCHGTIYEEWTESMHSRAHHDNDPIYGSMRALRMKKQGEHIAEKCAKCHNARSPDQPDTVAGKAGVSCATCHNVAAVESAPGKVGVDALTWEEGNVMRSSRDLEPGASPVHGTGKALPAMQDGVTLCMSCHNATKTPTGAPACTTGPEFREHGGDETCVSCHMPEVEGPAGAVGRQDKHASHQFLGPHRAWYQNDKSILESAVAMSAAFGDDGLTVTLANKSVHGFPSGFPGRLAVVKVVGKDKDGEVVWQNFTDNPMAEHPDSVLNKVYHDANGKPVPAPFSKKMVRDTRLGPDETRMVTYEVPANVASAEIKLIYRLLPPKLAKLLEIDDRVEATPKVIATTSAER, translated from the coding sequence ATGCGATACCTTTCGATCCTGCTGACCGTGGCGGTGTTGTTGTCGAGTGCATGCGACAAAGAAGAGGCCCAGCCCACGGCCGAGCCTACAGCGCCCACCACGGCCGCCCCTACCTCATCCAAGGCCGACGAGACGAGCGAACACGGCTCGCCGCACGCCGGCATCGACATCGACGACCCGCAATCGTGCAAGGGATGTCACGGCACGATCTACGAGGAGTGGACCGAGAGCATGCACAGCCGCGCGCACCACGATAACGACCCGATTTACGGGTCGATGCGCGCGCTGCGCATGAAGAAGCAGGGGGAGCATATCGCCGAGAAGTGCGCCAAGTGCCACAATGCACGCTCGCCCGACCAGCCCGACACTGTGGCGGGCAAGGCGGGTGTGTCGTGCGCGACGTGCCATAACGTGGCCGCCGTCGAGAGCGCGCCCGGCAAGGTCGGCGTCGACGCGCTGACCTGGGAGGAAGGCAACGTGATGCGCTCGAGCCGCGACCTCGAGCCCGGCGCCTCGCCGGTGCACGGGACGGGCAAGGCCTTGCCCGCCATGCAAGATGGCGTCACGTTGTGCATGTCGTGCCATAACGCCACGAAGACGCCCACCGGCGCGCCCGCATGCACGACCGGACCGGAGTTTCGCGAGCACGGCGGTGATGAGACCTGCGTGAGTTGTCATATGCCCGAGGTGGAGGGCCCTGCCGGAGCAGTCGGCCGGCAAGACAAACACGCCAGCCACCAATTCCTTGGCCCACACCGCGCCTGGTACCAGAACGACAAGAGCATCTTGGAGTCGGCGGTGGCGATGTCGGCCGCGTTCGGAGACGACGGGCTGACGGTCACACTCGCCAACAAGAGTGTGCACGGCTTCCCCAGCGGGTTCCCCGGTCGGCTCGCGGTGGTCAAGGTCGTCGGCAAGGACAAGGACGGCGAGGTCGTCTGGCAGAACTTCACCGACAACCCCATGGCGGAGCACCCCGACTCGGTGCTCAACAAGGTGTACCACGACGCCAACGGAAAGCCGGTGCCGGCGCCGTTTTCGAAGAAGATGGTGCGTGATACGCGCCTCGGGCCCGACGAGACCCGCATGGTGACCTACGAGGTGCCCGCCAACGTGGCCTCGGCCGAGATCAAGCTCATTTACCGGCTCTTGCCGCCCAAGCTCGCCAAGTTGCTCGAGATCGACGACCGCGTGGAGGCGACGCCGAAGGTCATCGCGACGACCTCGGCCGAGCGATAA
- a CDS encoding MYXO-CTERM sorting domain-containing protein has translation MKRTETSGLLAVAALVVALGVPALASAETECSTDADCGEGFVCETYEAPCAGACAPGEDCDTSCESTTGSECVPAPPESCTSAADCDPDLVCVTVTYETCSGGDWATCEEGTDCDAGTQADASCTTETEGYCVPPYLAPCQVNADCGPGFTCEESEVCGCSTGGSTGSGGSSDGDGSAYVDAGSSTDDENCSCSGTGEFYCELIEQECTSDSECSGDMVCDTLPGEDYDDGGTVETCTSTPDGGMNCETSSPDAGTSSESTKYCLPPDIERWIGAGGAVGSDDGYSQDGSSDEEREAVSSSVDRGGAGSSDGGSSESAGCSSTGDSGPVGALAALMLGFLGLVGLRRRD, from the coding sequence TTGAAACGTACCGAGACATCTGGCTTGTTGGCGGTGGCCGCACTGGTGGTCGCGCTGGGCGTGCCGGCGCTCGCGTCTGCGGAGACCGAATGTTCGACCGACGCCGATTGCGGCGAAGGATTCGTGTGCGAGACCTACGAGGCGCCGTGCGCCGGAGCGTGCGCGCCGGGCGAGGACTGCGACACGAGTTGCGAGTCGACGACCGGGAGCGAATGTGTCCCTGCGCCGCCCGAATCGTGCACCTCGGCGGCCGACTGCGACCCGGATCTCGTGTGTGTGACGGTCACCTATGAGACGTGTTCCGGCGGGGACTGGGCGACGTGCGAAGAAGGCACCGACTGCGACGCCGGCACGCAGGCCGATGCGAGTTGTACCACCGAGACCGAGGGCTATTGTGTGCCGCCGTACCTCGCGCCGTGTCAGGTCAACGCTGACTGCGGCCCGGGTTTCACGTGTGAGGAGTCCGAGGTCTGTGGATGCAGCACCGGTGGGAGCACCGGCTCGGGAGGCTCTTCCGACGGTGACGGCTCCGCATACGTCGACGCCGGCAGCAGCACCGACGACGAGAATTGCTCGTGTTCGGGCACCGGCGAGTTCTACTGCGAGCTCATCGAGCAGGAGTGCACCTCCGACAGCGAGTGCTCCGGTGACATGGTCTGCGACACGCTTCCCGGCGAGGACTATGACGACGGCGGTACGGTCGAAACCTGTACCTCGACGCCCGACGGGGGCATGAACTGCGAGACGAGCAGCCCCGACGCCGGCACGAGCTCAGAGTCGACCAAGTACTGCTTGCCCCCGGACATCGAGCGTTGGATCGGCGCAGGCGGTGCAGTTGGTAGCGACGACGGCTACAGCCAAGATGGCTCGTCGGACGAGGAGCGCGAGGCGGTCTCCTCGTCGGTCGACCGCGGCGGTGCCGGGTCGTCGGACGGCGGAAGCTCCGAGAGCGCGGGCTGCTCGAGCACCGGCGACAGCGGCCCGGTGGGCGCGCTGGCCGCGTTGATGCTCGGCTTCTTGGGCCTCGTCGGCCTTCGCCGACGCGATTGA
- a CDS encoding DMT family transporter, with translation MRLVDGDPALENWFLPAVLTAFFYGVQSAYLKGVLPDADKQLVAWGIFFFSLPVYLGMLAVGGMPEVSTKFWLAFSVSLGVNLIAWPLFVRSIQLSDISLVMPLVAFTPVFILGVEFVVLGAVPQGLGLVGILLIVLGAYVLNVRKGMGGIFEPLTSLARNRGAVLMLIVAALWSISATVEKITVVESSPAFYLTALSVGFALVFSPVVALRVDKPLQKLRGQWVRLAGAGLLTGAMAGFQMHAIQTTPLVNYVVSIKRAGMLVSVVVGWLVFKEKNILFRLIGAALMVAGVALIRMV, from the coding sequence ATGCGACTCGTCGACGGAGATCCGGCGTTGGAGAACTGGTTCCTGCCTGCTGTGCTGACCGCCTTTTTCTATGGCGTGCAGTCCGCTTATCTGAAGGGCGTGCTGCCCGACGCCGACAAGCAATTGGTCGCCTGGGGCATCTTTTTCTTTTCGCTGCCGGTCTACCTGGGCATGCTCGCTGTTGGCGGGATGCCCGAGGTGTCGACGAAGTTTTGGCTCGCCTTTTCGGTCAGCCTGGGCGTCAACCTGATCGCTTGGCCGCTCTTCGTTCGCTCCATTCAGCTCTCCGACATCTCGCTGGTCATGCCGTTGGTGGCGTTCACGCCCGTGTTCATCCTCGGCGTCGAATTCGTCGTGCTCGGCGCGGTCCCGCAGGGGTTGGGGCTGGTGGGGATCTTGCTCATCGTGCTGGGCGCTTACGTCCTCAACGTGCGCAAGGGGATGGGCGGCATCTTCGAGCCGCTCACCTCTCTGGCGCGCAACCGCGGCGCGGTGCTCATGCTCATCGTCGCTGCTTTGTGGAGTATCTCGGCGACCGTCGAGAAGATCACGGTCGTCGAGTCGTCGCCGGCGTTCTACCTGACCGCGCTGTCGGTAGGGTTTGCCCTCGTGTTCTCCCCGGTGGTCGCCCTCCGGGTCGACAAACCGCTGCAGAAGCTTCGTGGCCAATGGGTACGCCTCGCCGGCGCGGGCCTGCTGACCGGGGCGATGGCCGGCTTCCAGATGCACGCCATCCAGACGACCCCGCTGGTCAACTACGTCGTCTCGATCAAGCGCGCCGGCATGTTGGTGAGCGTGGTCGTGGGCTGGCTCGTCTTCAAGGAAAAGAACATCCTGTTCAGGCTGATCGGCGCGGCGCTCATGGTCGCCGGTGTCGCGCTCATTCGTATGGTCTGA